CACCAGAACCACATAGGTCACATTTATTTGGTGTCATTTCCAATTTATTGCTCTTctatttattcaactttttttctcatcatttaaattttcttgtGTCATCTTTAATCTCTGTACAATTACCAAATATTTACTAGAcccacattttttcccctctgtgaTCCTAATAATTGTATAGGCAGCAGTTAGACTCTTATCACACTTAACTTCCTGTTGTTCAACAgattaaacttattttattgtgaattttattgacttgaaaatgttttacaacattCTTGCATGGTTTCATCCCCCCCCAAAATCTGATATCCctgttttataacaaaatgctaaatgtttaaaatacatattctgtattacaaaataatgtaCAACAATGATGTGTAAATAGTAAAATATGGAGACTAATGCATAAAACATAGATGAAATCCTATTTGAAATTTCAGAAAGATGAttacaaaaattacttttaaaatactgtatatGTACTATGAGAGAAAGTAAAATATGTCTAATTATTGATCTATACACaagtatttatgtttcatttatgtgTAGTTCCTTTCATGAACTTGAAATGAAAAGCTTCTAGTTCCACATCCATTCCTTCCTCTTCCTAACCATCCCTCTTTCTGGCAGCCTGATTCACTCTGACATCTGAATAAACTATTTCCTCCTCAGCATCACctggaagaagaaaatagaCACGACATAAGGGATGTCTGTTACTGTTAATGCGCttcatgataaaataaaatgtcagtgaTATTATTTTCTCACCTTCTGTGATAGTGGTGGAGCTTCTTCTTATTTTCAGCTTAAACAGTTTGATGccaagaaacaaaaccaaaagaagaagcagaacgGTTGCACTTCCTAAGACGATCACAGCTAGAAAATGTGCCTctagaataaaaacagacattaagtCATGAGAAGTATTTATTAACCATGAAGACTTTTTTATATGGAAATGGAAGAATAAAGTATGCAGAGCattgtatttgtaaaatttgcACAATTTGGAAAAAGAATTAAAGGGGAAGTATGATGTTTTCcaacatggtgccattttatagcacaatacaGTAACTTAAtttcaatattataaaaactgttctataaaatataacttaaagAAGTTTGACATTGTAATTTAACTCCTTGTAATTGGGCGTCTATcactttaagaaactcctggtCTTTCTAAAGCACGGCCTTCAggatgtcatcacaacatggctcctttattaaccctttcacaacatttttaccagcgttgcactgagaagtagctcctataatgagctcagcaaaaacacagtttctccaggtgtttactaattggtgctggctagtctgaaggagctgagtggaggaggaaACTCTGACTGGTGGAAACTGCAAAAGCATTTTGAAgctgaatggttaccatggaaatTAAAGGACTTCTCagacatgcataaaagaattagttgattttacataacactgcccctttaaagaaaatggaagCAAAATGGAAAGTAATCAAACTAAATATAAGAATGAAACACCTTACCTTCACAACTTGAAAGATGGACAATGATCTGTTTACTGCTGACCTTGTTCTGGACTTTACACTCCAGGTTTCCCTCCAGCTGACCATTTAAACTGATGGTGACACTTCTATTGTTTGCACTGGCAGGTTTAGTGTGTAGTAACGGATTATTATCCAGAGAAAAGGAGAACTGTGTGTCGTCTCCCTCTGCTGAACAGCCGACTGTCCTCTGCTCTGgtgacaaacatttctgaaatatttcaggttgtgaaactggagctgaaagacaaacaaagtgtttgtttgtttttctgtgcatcACTTAAGAAAAATAACTGTTCTCCcacattatttaatatttcatgttaCAGGTTAAATTATGAATCAtaatcattttacaaaatgcagttacatttatctttgtctttaaagacaaaatcatttaaatacacagcataaaactacaaatgatCCCACCTATTATCTGAAGACTGATGTTCACTTGCTTGATGATTTTACCATCATTATCATGTAGCTGCAGCAGATAAACTCCAGAGTCGTTCATTATGATGTGATCACACTTCAGTGCTCTACTTATGACAAATTCAGAGGATTTAATGTGCTTCAAAGTTGTTTCCTTACGTGTGTTGTTTCCACATTTGAAAAGtacttcattatttttcatcaaCCTAATCGTTGCAGTTTGAATTGGAAGGTAAAATTTCAGAGGTTCTCCAGTTGCTCCATAACATTGACATTCTTTATCACATTGAGTTATGTTGCATTCTGATATCCCTAAgagagattaaaaacaaaaaatcataaGTTTACAagataatagaaaaacattgaaatgtctttattgtcactgatgtttatttgaaatgcaaaacatcCATCACAAAGGCAAATAACAGGctacatttttgaatttatgatatataaatgtatattttgctAAGTCTTATTAAATTACAATATCAGTAGGATTACAAAATATGATTCCCTGAagaaatttcattaaaaatcttGGATTTAACAATTACAAATGATCTAATTTGAATAAGTTTTAACTTAATTAATTGAGTAAAATGTACCTGTTGCTAAGATCACTGGAACCAGAAATGGCATTATCATGTAGATGAAAATCATTGTctgtgaagaaaagaaaaatcatgatCAAATAGTTATTCATAACAGAATTTGTTCTCCAAACACAAACCACTGACATTTAGACAGATTAGTTTGTTACCATATGTAAGAAAAGACAGCATGTAAGAATAATATACACAGACGTTTTGATAAAACCAAGGTGATGTTATAACTTTGGAAGCTTTTCGATAAATATTTTGGATCAatgcatgtatttgtatttcaaaCATGTCATTTCATGGAGAAATCTTGTGAAATTAGATAAGAGGTAAATCATCCTGCAGCTTCTGATGAAGCTCTCAGCATCATCCTAACATTCACACATTATCTAACAAAATGCTTCTTATTGGGAAAAACAATCTTAGGAAACATGAATTTATTCTGCacaaatttagtatttttgcaatgatgtgatttatttcttcaagtttttgtttttaattcttgcACCTGcacataatttcatattttgtttgtatgattacattttgttctcaaattaaatctgatcaaatgttcttaagttgctttttaatatttattcttgCTTGAATCATTTTGTGGAtaactccattttgtttctttttgtatcaaaatatattaaattattactcTTTCAACTTCAGCACAGTTTTCAGCAAATCGACCCACATCTGGTTTGAGTGAAGATGAACTAAAACTTTCACTTCTTTTTAATCAATCTCTCGTTTTACAGTGGACTCTAACAAAAGGCTCATATCATGTTAATAATGTGTGCATAATTTGAATTACATGTTTTCTAGACAGAAACAAGTTGCTTTGTGTACTGATTTTATTCCCATGttattaaaaagcttttaaaacataAGCCTGTTAATGCCATCATCTAAGACAAAGAAGTTTTGTATATTCATAAGTAACTCTGCAGACTGTAAAATATGATAGTGTGTCATATCTTCACTcatatttcacaatatttatcttgtttttcaaTCTAAACACTCAGTGGCATCCCTTTTCTGCCATCGGCCGTCTCACCAAAGATCTCACTCTTTATTAAACTTCTTTACTTTATGAGACAGGAGCTGAATGTTAAGAAGTCTAATAAAGAAtgcattcaaattaaatgtgtcatctttaaaattttatatgcATTGTACAAATTCCTTTATTGATGCAGAAAAGATTTGAAAGTGTATCAAAAAACATTCACCTCTTTAAAGTCTgttgtttgactttaaaaatgtgacaataaaaaatCCTGTTCTAGGAAACCAAACATAAACGTCTTCTCATGGATTAAATATTGGTATAGTAAATAtgactgaaactaaaaattattatataaaGGACAAATACAATCATACAaatctttaaagattttataaaccaaaatattttggctggacaaataaagaaataaactctAAATGTATAACACTTAAAATAGCACTGTAAAACAGTACCTccaaaacaaaagccaaactaataaataaaacaataaataatatttaaaccatCAGAGGATCATTTCATTCAGCTGCGTTGCATCTGCATAGCCGCAGTAGTAATGTTGgtaattagtttaaaaaaatgtttcaaccaAACTACttataaaatatgcattaacttttgtaaaataaaagtattaccTTCAACAAACTATGTGGTTGGGCAATAGAGGTTACAAGGTCTGCagatttttgataaaaagtaaaaatcacttcagtagaaataatttttttcagacttaCATGCGATAGGAGATTGTTGTCCGTGAAGAGGTCGGTTAGTTTTACACTCACTGCAGGGAGGTTTAGCTGAAACCTTTAACTGTGGTCTGCAGGGAAGTGCAAAAGCTGCTATGTAAACGATGACAGAGTGGTTACATCTTTATCTCTGATATTTACGTATCGGACGCAGCCGAACAACTGTTATTACctagaatgaaatatttatatcaAAGAATAATGTGCATTtcgttatttttttgttaatgtttgaggattacagcaacaacaaaatttgttaaattttttttaatgcttttctatCATGGAGGTGAAAGGTTGTCACAGTAAATAGCCACTAAcccactttaaataaaaacactctaAGATCATGTTTAACATCAGAAAATATTCCAGGAACAaaaacttttcataaaaaatcACCTGGCCAAGTAAAACTGATGAAATGATAGTCTCATCAGatatgaaatacattaaaggaACATGAACATGTTGACTTTAGACAAAGTTTTATGTTcatgaaataatagaaaaaaggttaaaattgGTTTCCAGTAATATGGAGTTCTCAGTATTGATTTTTGTCTATTTATAATTTACTGTATTGTAGAAatgcaacaaagaaataaaaatgtttcctacTGACAAGATTAAATTCAGTTCATAAGACTGATCTTTTAAGGCCTCATTATAGCGATACTGTcggctgatttatttttccagaaactTAATCAAATGCATCGCAGtcattaaatacaattttattcaaattaaaatgcatttatacaATCAATAATGTATGTCACATCAAGAGAAaactttaattcatttcaaTCGGCTTTAATAGTTTAACATTTGTCTTGTTGGCTTCATTTCCTCTTAATTAAGTGGTTTTAGTTTTACAGGAAGTGCAACCTTAAACCTGAAAAGATATTTTGATACTTGttaaaaccacaacattttCCATTCTCTGTTTGTGTGCTTACTGTTAATGTGTCACACTAGCCTGTTTATTTTTGGGTGTTAAGAAGAGtgaaggcttttatttgaattgGTGCACAGTAACATTGTTGGAGGAAGGGCATTGTTGTTGTTAATGttaacaaatgaataaaatgacacCTTCATTTCCACAGCATagcaaaagtgttcataccttctgaatattttcacaatttgtctcattacaatcacaaacctcatgcatttaatttggttttgatAAGATAAttcaacacaaagaagtgaaCAACTGTGAAGTAGAAGAGAAACATAATAACCAGACAATTTATACGATTTAAACCATGTTACAAAAAACTGTTGTGTGAAGACCTCAGATggaaaacattaatgaaaacattaatgaaaacattaatgaaaatattagtgaaaacattaatgaaaacattagtgaaaacattaatgaaaacattaatgaaaacattaatgaaaacattagtgaaaacattaatgaaaacattagtgaaaacattaatgaaaacattaatgaaaacattaatgaaaacattaatgaaaacattaatgaaaacattagtgaaaacattaatgttttcattaatgaaaacattaatgaaaacattagtgaacaaacagcatcatgaaggcCAAGAAACACATCAAACAGGTCAGGAAGGAGGATCACAGACATTTAAGCTCAAGGCACTGAACCAACATCCTGACCTTCAAACATCTCAATGAGCaaaaaatcaaacatcaaaaaataaaaatagcataaaaCAACTTCATAAACTTTGGACAAGgaaagcaataaataaagaagcagagaaaaggGCTGCTGGAGAAgtggaagataaaaaaataactgaaaacaaatataaaacccCTTTATTAAACATCTAATTTAATTGGTATATAAGATAAGTGTCTGCAAATCAAAACTAGATTTggaattataattttaaatactgCTAAGCTTTGTCTCAAAATGCCCTTGATAAGACGATGATTATGTGGTTGCTGGGAACAggtggaccatccagggttgcacagtagtcatcagtgaacaagttaTTCTTATAAATAAGAATAACACCAATATCACTATAATAGTC
This window of the Gambusia affinis linkage group LG15, SWU_Gaff_1.0, whole genome shotgun sequence genome carries:
- the LOC122844666 gene encoding uncharacterized protein LOC122844666 — encoded protein: MIFIYMIMPFLVPVILATGISECNITQCDKECQCYGATGEPLKFYLPIQTATIRLMKNNEVLFKCGNNTRKETTLKHIKSSEFVISRALKCDHIIMNDSGVYLLQLHDNDGKIIKQVNISLQIIAPVSQPEIFQKCLSPEQRTVGCSAEGDDTQFSFSLDNNPLLHTKPASANNRSVTISLNGQLEGNLECKVQNKVSSKQIIVHLSSCEEAHFLAVIVLGSATVLLLLLVLFLGIKLFKLKIRRSSTTITEGDAEEEIVYSDVRVNQAARKRDG